From Flavobacterium alkalisoli, the proteins below share one genomic window:
- a CDS encoding IS1595 family transposase, translating into MFNTNIKSILDLLQAFPTEQHCIDYLENLMWSGTPVSPYNAEHKVYKCANNYYKDSVLNKRFNILTGTFMEGTKIPLQKWFIGVWLLTSSKKGLSSVNLAQQLGITQKSAWFLAHRIRAAFNIENTTDEKFSDISICETDETFFGGKNKNRHKDKKVQASQGRSWKDKTAVTGVLQRGETEIINGKKVQITNSKVKLRVTVNTKREVIQPFLKEVVEKHATLISDEWHGYKGLDNYFDHHVVDHGKKQYVDYDNPEIHSNSMESFWGIMKRGFNGIYNWWSRKHIHRYCDEFAFRFNTRAKSNSERFEYLLRNIKVRLKYKQLVLND; encoded by the coding sequence ATGTTTAACACCAACATTAAATCAATTCTCGACTTATTACAGGCTTTCCCAACGGAACAGCATTGTATAGATTATTTAGAAAATCTTATGTGGTCGGGCACTCCTGTCAGTCCTTATAATGCAGAACATAAGGTTTATAAATGTGCTAATAACTATTATAAAGACAGTGTACTTAACAAGAGGTTCAATATTCTAACTGGTACTTTTATGGAGGGTACAAAAATACCTTTACAAAAGTGGTTTATTGGGGTGTGGCTTTTGACCTCTTCAAAGAAAGGGTTGTCCTCTGTAAATTTAGCACAGCAGTTAGGAATAACACAAAAGTCGGCTTGGTTTTTAGCACATAGAATAAGGGCAGCTTTTAACATAGAGAACACCACCGATGAAAAGTTTTCTGACATCTCTATATGTGAAACGGACGAAACATTTTTTGGAGGTAAGAATAAAAACCGACACAAGGATAAAAAGGTACAGGCATCACAAGGCAGAAGCTGGAAGGATAAAACAGCAGTGACAGGGGTGTTACAAAGAGGCGAAACAGAAATAATAAACGGCAAGAAAGTACAGATAACAAACAGCAAAGTAAAATTAAGAGTAACTGTAAATACTAAAAGAGAAGTTATACAACCATTCTTAAAAGAAGTTGTAGAAAAACATGCCACTTTAATTTCTGATGAATGGCACGGGTATAAAGGATTGGATAATTATTTTGACCACCATGTAGTAGACCACGGCAAAAAGCAATATGTAGACTATGACAACCCCGAAATACATTCAAATTCAATGGAGAGTTTTTGGGGAATTATGAAACGCGGATTTAATGGGATTTACAATTGGTGGTCAAGGAAGCACATACATAGATATTGTGACGAATTTGCATTTAGGTTTAACACTAGAGCAAAATCTAATTCAGAAAGATTTGAATACCTATTACGAAATATAAAAGTAAGATTGAAATACAAACAATTAGTTTTAAATGATTGA
- a CDS encoding NUMOD4 domain-containing protein, with amino-acid sequence MIEYLENEIWRDVLNYEGCYQISNLGRVKSVERKVKSSRSKTGYRTIKEKLMTPLLSKYGYYRVHLMKEGKSFIAMVHRLIAEAFIPNPNNKPQVNHINLIRTDNRIENLEWMTNKENMRHAWDNNSANKEAIKKATIIAQERNKKAVIQYNVNMEIVKTFLSIKDASEECNIRHSNIGMCCSGKIKTAGGFIWKYVA; translated from the coding sequence ATGATTGAATATTTAGAAAATGAAATCTGGAGAGATGTTTTAAATTATGAAGGGTGTTACCAAATAAGTAATTTAGGACGAGTTAAAAGCGTAGAGAGAAAAGTTAAATCCTCACGGTCAAAGACAGGATATAGGACAATCAAAGAGAAATTAATGACCCCCTTATTATCAAAATATGGATATTACAGAGTGCATTTAATGAAAGAAGGTAAGTCGTTTATAGCCATGGTGCATAGATTAATTGCTGAAGCATTTATTCCGAATCCTAATAATAAACCACAAGTGAATCATATAAACCTTATCAGAACGGATAATAGAATAGAAAATCTTGAATGGATGACTAATAAGGAAAACATGAGACATGCTTGGGATAACAATTCAGCAAATAAAGAAGCAATCAAAAAAGCTACTATTATAGCACAAGAGAGAAACAAAAAAGCAGTTATACAATACAATGTTAATATGGAGATTGTTAAAACATTCCTGTCTATAAAAGATGCATCTGAGGAGTGTAATATCAGGCACAGTAATATAGGAATGTGTTGCAGCGGCAAAATAAAAACAGCAGGAGGTTTTATATGGAAATATGTGGCTTAA
- a CDS encoding DUF6646 family protein: MKKIIVVAALFAANFLSAQAFNGKGDTKLQIGATLQDGGSGIAGTVDFGLGDNLSFGFQAGYMLGADEILGEKADFVDRVDAKVRLNANLSDVIGLEQLDVYPGLNLGIHNFGAHLGFRYFFTDGFGLYTESSIPIATYKSSPEGFDKYNNQFIWQIGASFNL, translated from the coding sequence ATGAAGAAAATTATTGTAGTGGCTGCATTGTTTGCGGCTAATTTTTTAAGTGCACAGGCATTTAACGGAAAAGGAGATACTAAACTGCAAATAGGGGCCACACTTCAGGATGGCGGAAGCGGTATTGCCGGCACTGTAGATTTTGGTCTTGGCGATAATCTTTCTTTTGGTTTTCAGGCGGGTTATATGCTGGGTGCCGATGAGATACTGGGAGAGAAAGCCGATTTTGTAGACAGGGTAGATGCTAAAGTGCGCCTTAATGCTAACTTAAGCGACGTAATAGGTTTAGAGCAGCTTGATGTTTATCCGGGGCTTAACCTTGGCATCCATAATTTTGGGGCTCATTTAGGTTTCCGTTATTTCTTTACTGACGGATTCGGACTTTACACTGAATCATCTATACCAATTGCGACTTACAAAAGCAGTCCAGAAGGTTTTGATAAATACAACAATCAGTTTATATGGCAAATAGGGGCTTCGTTTAATTTATAA
- a CDS encoding helix-turn-helix domain-containing protein, with translation MNISEEKYLIELGNKIKHFREENNLSQEDLANDCNIPKSQIGRIERAEINTTIRTLIKIASALNIPVKDLIDF, from the coding sequence ATGAATATTTCAGAGGAGAAATACTTAATCGAACTCGGTAATAAAATAAAGCATTTCAGAGAGGAAAATAATCTTTCACAAGAAGATTTAGCCAATGATTGTAATATTCCTAAATCTCAAATCGGACGAATAGAAAGAGCTGAAATAAATACTACTATCCGTACATTGATTAAAATAGCTTCTGCATTAAATATACCTGTAAAGGATTTAATAGACTTCTAA
- a CDS encoding RNA polymerase sigma factor codes for MERTTSDINHLITLCRAGNRNAQFEVYNMYYRAMYNTALRIVKDEHWAEDVMQESFLKAFTKLDSFKGEVAFGAWLKKIVVNHSLDNYKKLNRDAMDPIDNVLYKLEDNDDGEEAKLDFQQLQLQQVMGAIQSLNENYRLVLTLLFIEGYDNEEISEIMQITPGNCRTTISRAKESLLKKLQHHE; via the coding sequence TTGGAAAGAACAACCTCTGATATCAACCATCTGATTACACTATGCAGGGCGGGCAACCGTAATGCGCAGTTTGAGGTCTATAATATGTATTATAGGGCCATGTACAATACTGCACTTCGCATAGTAAAGGATGAACATTGGGCCGAAGATGTAATGCAGGAGTCGTTCTTAAAAGCTTTTACAAAGCTCGATTCGTTTAAAGGTGAAGTAGCCTTTGGCGCCTGGCTTAAAAAGATTGTAGTTAATCACAGCCTCGATAACTACAAGAAACTTAACCGGGATGCTATGGACCCTATAGATAATGTGTTATATAAACTTGAAGACAATGATGACGGCGAAGAGGCAAAACTGGATTTTCAGCAGCTGCAGCTGCAACAGGTAATGGGCGCCATACAGTCTTTAAACGAAAATTACCGGTTAGTACTAACCCTGCTTTTTATAGAAGGGTACGATAATGAAGAGATAAGTGAGATAATGCAGATAACGCCCGGCAATTGCCGGACAACCATAAGCAGGGCTAAGGAAAGTCTGCTTAAAAAATTACAACACCATGAATGA
- a CDS encoding DUF4097 domain-containing protein, whose protein sequence is MKTLPLKLMAVLLIIPLCSFVTREVKGKYTKEKKIQKVYLVNADAGLEVNNQYGNIYVTTWDENKTSVDVVIKVSGNNEDKVNKRLNGIDVALNATKGLVSCKTQIEGSGSGTSIEINYTIKIPRKGAITLKNQYGGITLGTINGASQLKCQYGNINAGELNNGSNYINMEYCDGSSITYINNVDIKCEYSGVNIAKANTVNAKSSYTNFSIDDVKDISLNAEYGDVKIKSANRVNVSGDYVGLRFGTINKSLYLNSNYGNVDIKNIAASVETVTINSTYTNVNINMSENFSFDFDFSLEYGNLNGYKGLNFTQKNIKNTSAQYKGYCKKSGTNKVSINCEYGNINLGSN, encoded by the coding sequence ATGAAAACGCTACCACTTAAATTGATGGCTGTACTCCTTATTATCCCTCTTTGCAGTTTTGTTACACGAGAAGTTAAAGGGAAGTACACCAAGGAAAAAAAAATACAGAAGGTATACCTTGTTAATGCAGATGCCGGACTTGAAGTAAACAACCAATACGGAAATATATATGTTACCACCTGGGACGAAAACAAAACCAGTGTAGATGTTGTTATAAAAGTATCGGGCAATAACGAAGACAAGGTAAACAAAAGGCTTAACGGTATTGATGTAGCCCTTAATGCCACAAAAGGCCTGGTTTCGTGCAAAACCCAAATAGAGGGTTCAGGATCTGGAACCAGTATAGAAATTAACTATACCATTAAAATACCACGTAAAGGTGCTATAACGCTTAAAAACCAGTATGGTGGCATAACACTGGGTACCATTAACGGAGCCTCTCAGCTTAAATGCCAGTACGGCAATATTAATGCAGGCGAACTTAACAACGGTTCAAACTATATTAACATGGAGTATTGCGACGGCAGTAGCATAACCTATATCAATAACGTTGATATTAAATGTGAATACTCAGGAGTAAACATTGCCAAGGCCAATACGGTTAATGCAAAAAGCTCTTATACCAATTTTAGTATTGACGATGTAAAAGATATTTCACTTAACGCTGAATATGGTGATGTAAAAATCAAGTCAGCAAACAGGGTGAATGTTTCAGGAGATTATGTAGGATTGCGTTTTGGCACCATTAACAAGTCTCTGTATCTTAATTCTAATTATGGCAATGTAGATATCAAGAACATTGCAGCAAGCGTCGAGACAGTTACCATAAACAGTACGTATACCAATGTAAATATCAACATGAGTGAAAACTTTAGTTTTGACTTTGATTTTTCTCTCGAATACGGTAACCTTAACGGGTACAAAGGGCTCAACTTTACCCAAAAGAATATAAAGAATACCAGTGCCCAGTATAAAGGGTATTGTAAGAAGAGTGGAACTAACAAAGTATCCATAAACTGTGAATACGGAAATATCAATCTAGGAAGTAATTAA